A stretch of DNA from Bacillus alveayuensis:
AACTAATCGATTCTACGAAATATTATAAAGATTTTGTGCATCGGCAAATCCGACAAGGAAAAGATTTTACTCATTACGGTGGCATCCCTCTTAAAATCCAAACAGCTCCCTCAAAGGAAATGAAAGAAAAATGGAAAAAACAAGCTGAGGCTAGGAGGGGCCAACAAGCTAAGCAGCCTAAACCATTACAACAAAAAAAGCAAGCTCGTAATCAGGGTAGAGAAAGAAGACCATCCACACAACAAAAAGCACAACCGACTGCAGTCAATATGCCAAGTGGTTTTTCACAAAATGATATACAGCTAATGGCGAATGCTGTATATGGGGAAGCCCGTGGCGAGCCGTATATCGGTCAAGTAGCGATCGCAGCCGTTATATTAAATCGTGTGAAAAGTCCGGCTTTTCCTAATACAGTAGCTGGTGTCATATTTGAACCGGGTGCTTTCACAGCTGTGTCTGATGGACAAATTTGGCTCAATCCTAATGAAACTGCCAAGAAAGCGGTATTAGATGCAATAAACGGTTGGGATCCAACGGAAAATGCGATGTATTACTTTAATCCGGATACGGCTACAAGTGCTTGGATTTGGTCAAGGCCGCAAATTAAAAAAATCGGAAAACATATTTTCTGTGAATAGAGAGGTGTTACAATTTGTTTCGAGGATTACTGATTGCTTTTCTTACCATTGCTCTAATCGGAACCGGTTATTGGGGGTATAAAGAACACCAAGAAAAAAATGCTGTTTTAATACAAGCGGAAAACAATTACCAAAGAGCTTTTCACGACTTAACGTATCAGATTGACCAGCTTCATGACAAAATTGGCTCAACACTTGCCATGAACTCACGAAAATCGCTATCACCAGCTTTAGCTGAAGTTTGGCGCATTTCTTCAGAAGCCCATAGTGATGTTGGACAGTTACCATTAACATTATTGCCTTTTAATAAAACAGAAGAGTTTTTATCAAATATTGGCCAATTTAGTTATCAAACGGCTGTAAGGGATTTAACGAAAAATCCGCTGTCCAAACAAGAATATAATACGTTAAAAAAACTATATCAGGATGCTGCGGAAATTCAAAATGAGCTTCGAAAAGTGCAGCATTTAGTGTTGGAAAACAATTTAAGATGGATGGATGTTGAACTTGCTTTAGCTTCTGGACAAAAACAAATGGACAATACGATTATTGATGGTTTAAAGACGGTTGAGAAAAATGCAGAAGAATATTCGGAATCTAATTTTGGAGCAACCTTTACAGCCATGAAAAAGCGAAATAATTTTGACCATTTAGAAGGAAATACGATTTCAAGGGAAGAAGCGAAAAAGATCTCCTTGCGTTTTGCTCCTAAAAACGTTGATCGAATCGAAATTACTGAAAACGGAAAAGGAGCTTCATTTGGATTTTATAGTATTACGATGCATGACCGTGAAAATCAACATGATCTTTACATGGATATTACGAAAAAGGGCGGATATCCTATCTATTTACTTCATAACCGTGAAATACAAGAACA
This window harbors:
- a CDS encoding N-acetylmuramoyl-L-alanine amidase (product_source=KO:K01449; cath_funfam=1.10.101.10; cog=COG3773; ko=KO:K01449; pfam=PF01471,PF07486; superfamily=47090,51045; tigrfam=TIGR02869; transmembrane_helix_parts=Inside_1_6,TMhelix_7_29,Outside_30_309), with translation MKRTRKFLLKAIPLIFVFGLILSTNLKAVQAFSEQVIQRGAVGDDVIELQARLQYNGYYHGKIDGVYGWGTYWAVRNFQNNFGLKEVDGLVGPETKKKLIDSTKYYKDFVHRQIRQGKDFTHYGGIPLKIQTAPSKEMKEKWKKQAEARRGQQAKQPKPLQQKKQARNQGRERRPSTQQKAQPTAVNMPSGFSQNDIQLMANAVYGEARGEPYIGQVAIAAVILNRVKSPAFPNTVAGVIFEPGAFTAVSDGQIWLNPNETAKKAVLDAINGWDPTENAMYYFNPDTATSAWIWSRPQIKKIGKHIFCE
- a CDS encoding spore germination protein (product_source=KO:K06313; ko=KO:K06313; pfam=PF14620; superfamily=46589; tigrfam=TIGR02889) encodes the protein MFRGLLIAFLTIALIGTGYWGYKEHQEKNAVLIQAENNYQRAFHDLTYQIDQLHDKIGSTLAMNSRKSLSPALAEVWRISSEAHSDVGQLPLTLLPFNKTEEFLSNIGQFSYQTAVRDLTKNPLSKQEYNTLKKLYQDAAEIQNELRKVQHLVLENNLRWMDVELALASGQKQMDNTIIDGLKTVEKNAEEYSESNFGATFTAMKKRNNFDHLEGNTISREEAKKISLRFAPKNVDRIEITENGKGASFGFYSITMHDRENQHDLYMDITKKGGYPIYLLHNREIQEQKISLNEASNKAVQFLKKQGMRDLELFESSQYDNIGVFTFVSNIGNVRIYPDSIRIKVALDNGEVIGYSARDYLAANKKRTIPKPAISKEEAQKQINPNVQIQESRLAVIANDLGHEVLCYEFLGTMNEDTYRIFVNALDGTEEKVEKLKNAEPIYRNM